The Candidatus Caccoplasma merdavium genome has a segment encoding these proteins:
- a CDS encoding efflux RND transporter periplasmic adaptor subunit, whose protein sequence is MECFRRNAAICVMALSVLTACTEEKKQTTAVEEKPQVRLETVNVQPVEQTQEFTATVDADVVNNISPSVVLRIDKILVEVGDQVKAGQLLAEMDRSSLVQSKTQLDNIQLEYDRQLALYEVGGTSKQLLDAQQTQLDVARTAYENLKENTQLISPIDGIVTARNYDNGDMYSAGTPLLTVQNIVPVKLMIHVSEGFYTQVKEGMPVTIRLDVYKDEKFTGKVSLVYPTIDAATRTFPVEIQLDNKDMRVRPGMFARVNINFGTERRVVLPDLAVVRQTGSGDRYVYVYNDGKVDFVKVELGRRTDSRYEVLSGVPDGARVVVAGQSRLYNGAEVTVVE, encoded by the coding sequence ATGGAATGTTTTAGAAGAAATGCCGCGATTTGTGTCATGGCGCTTTCGGTACTCACGGCTTGTACCGAAGAAAAGAAACAGACGACGGCTGTCGAAGAAAAGCCTCAGGTGCGACTCGAAACCGTAAATGTGCAACCGGTCGAGCAAACGCAGGAATTTACCGCCACGGTCGATGCCGATGTGGTCAATAACATATCTCCGTCGGTCGTTTTACGCATCGATAAAATTCTGGTGGAGGTCGGCGACCAGGTAAAAGCCGGGCAGTTGCTGGCCGAGATGGACCGTTCGAGCCTCGTGCAGTCCAAAACGCAACTCGACAATATCCAGCTCGAATATGACCGCCAACTGGCCCTCTATGAGGTGGGAGGCACATCGAAACAGCTCCTCGATGCCCAGCAAACCCAACTCGATGTGGCACGCACCGCTTATGAGAACCTCAAAGAAAACACCCAGCTCATCAGCCCCATCGACGGTATTGTGACGGCTCGCAACTACGACAACGGCGACATGTATTCCGCGGGAACCCCCCTCCTTACCGTGCAGAACATTGTCCCCGTGAAACTGATGATACACGTTTCGGAAGGTTTCTATACCCAAGTCAAAGAAGGTATGCCGGTGACGATACGTCTCGATGTCTATAAAGACGAAAAATTTACCGGGAAAGTAAGCCTTGTATATCCCACCATCGATGCCGCTACGCGCACCTTCCCGGTAGAGATACAACTGGACAATAAAGACATGCGGGTGCGTCCCGGCATGTTTGCCCGTGTGAACATCAACTTCGGAACCGAGCGCCGTGTCGTTTTACCCGATTTGGCTGTCGTGAGGCAGACCGGCTCGGGCGACCGTTATGTCTACGTCTATAACGACGGGAAGGTCGATTTCGTCAAAGTCGAATTGGGACGTCGCACCGATTCCCGCTATGAGGTCCTTTCGGGAGTTCCCGACGGGGCCCGTGTTGTCGTCGCAGGACAATCGCGTCTCTACAACGGGGCAGAGGTCACGGTTGTAGAGTAA
- a CDS encoding TolC family protein, giving the protein MAFAFVSMFLGIATGVAAGPTDSITLSLDQSIAIALSENPTIVVSDMEIKRTDYARRETLGGLLPTVDYSGSYSRTLKKQVMYMDIPGMDDGLEVGLDNSWSTGFSLSLPIIAPSLWKSLKLSAVQLEQSVESARSSRLSMVDQVKKAYYAILMAQDSYDVLQQSYANARANADTYRHKFEQGTASEYDVLRADVAVRNLEPSLLQAENALRLAKLNLKVLLGIDAELRIGLATRLSDYEEDMYADMLQPDTSLAANTSLRQLDLQSAYLKQALKTQHMSWAPTLAFVGSYTWSSMSNGGMFDDFRWTPYSYVGLSLSIPIFSGGTRYYKGKQARVAYNEMQYQRINLERNLRMQLTAAMDNIKASIKQVASSKEGVRQAEKAYEIMQKKFEVGAATIIELDDANLALATSRLSYFQAIHDYLTAQSDLEQISGNVDFDRYKLDEEK; this is encoded by the coding sequence ATGGCGTTTGCTTTTGTGTCGATGTTTTTAGGCATCGCTACGGGAGTCGCAGCCGGGCCGACCGACTCCATCACGTTGTCGCTCGACCAGTCTATCGCCATCGCCCTCAGTGAAAACCCGACGATTGTCGTCTCCGACATGGAAATAAAACGCACCGACTACGCCCGTCGTGAGACTTTGGGAGGATTGCTGCCCACGGTCGATTATTCGGGCTCTTATTCCCGTACGTTGAAAAAGCAGGTTATGTATATGGATATTCCCGGCATGGACGACGGTCTCGAAGTGGGTCTCGATAATTCCTGGTCGACCGGTTTCTCTCTTTCATTGCCGATTATAGCACCCTCTCTTTGGAAGAGCCTCAAATTGTCGGCCGTGCAGCTCGAACAATCGGTCGAGAGCGCCCGTTCGTCGCGTCTTTCGATGGTCGATCAGGTGAAGAAAGCCTATTATGCCATACTCATGGCACAAGACTCTTACGATGTCTTGCAGCAAAGCTACGCCAATGCTCGTGCCAATGCCGATACCTATCGGCACAAATTTGAGCAGGGTACGGCATCGGAATACGATGTGTTGCGAGCCGATGTGGCAGTCCGCAACCTCGAACCTTCGCTGTTGCAGGCCGAGAATGCTTTGCGTCTCGCCAAACTCAATCTCAAAGTGCTTTTGGGTATCGATGCCGAGCTGCGCATCGGTCTTGCCACCCGCCTTTCCGATTATGAAGAAGACATGTATGCCGATATGTTGCAACCCGATACGTCATTGGCGGCAAACACCAGTTTGCGCCAACTCGACTTGCAGAGCGCTTATCTGAAACAGGCTCTGAAAACCCAGCACATGTCGTGGGCACCCACACTGGCCTTTGTCGGTTCCTATACCTGGTCTTCGATGAGCAATGGCGGCATGTTCGATGATTTCCGTTGGACCCCCTATTCTTACGTCGGCCTTTCGTTGTCGATTCCCATTTTCAGTGGCGGAACCCGGTACTACAAAGGCAAGCAGGCTCGTGTCGCCTACAACGAGATGCAGTATCAACGCATCAACCTCGAACGCAATCTGCGTATGCAGCTGACAGCGGCCATGGACAATATCAAGGCGTCAATCAAGCAGGTCGCATCGAGCAAAGAGGGCGTGCGGCAAGCAGAGAAAGCCTACGAGATTATGCAAAAGAAGTTTGAAGTCGGAGCCGCCACCATCATCGAACTCGACGATGCCAACTTGGCTTTGGCCACGTCGCGGCTCTCTTATTTCCAGGCCATACACGATTATCTCACGGCACAGTCCGACCTCGAACAGATTTCAGGAAATGTCGATTTCGACCGTTATAAACTCGATGAAGAAAAATAA
- a CDS encoding TetR/AcrR family transcriptional regulator, which translates to MTSDLKQRVIETSFALFLRHGIKSITMDYIASQVGISKRTLYELFKDKDQLLLECLTWNRREIEKMSLEVAQKVDNALVFLLEVFMIQWKRMRNVNRNYFSDLKRYHPQVSRMFDDERASQTESMRHILEQGQAEGVILKECRCDIVAQLLSTKFDILFSLDEICTVEFTFMEAFEMIFKTFIRGIATEKGLEIINRYFAEADMN; encoded by the coding sequence ATGACCAGCGATCTGAAACAACGAGTAATAGAAACCTCATTTGCCCTCTTCCTCCGCCATGGCATCAAATCCATAACGATGGATTATATCGCTTCACAGGTGGGTATTTCAAAACGAACTTTGTATGAACTCTTTAAAGACAAAGACCAACTTTTGCTCGAATGCCTTACATGGAATCGTAGGGAGATAGAAAAAATGTCGTTGGAGGTTGCCCAGAAAGTCGACAATGCCTTGGTGTTTTTGCTCGAAGTCTTTATGATACAATGGAAACGCATGCGCAATGTAAATCGCAACTATTTTTCCGACCTGAAACGTTATCACCCCCAGGTGTCGCGCATGTTCGATGATGAGCGGGCTTCCCAAACCGAAAGTATGCGCCACATTCTCGAACAAGGCCAGGCCGAAGGGGTCATTCTCAAAGAGTGCCGTTGTGACATTGTGGCACAACTCCTCTCGACAAAATTCGATATTCTTTTCAGCCTCGACGAGATATGCACCGTGGAGTTTACCTTCATGGAAGCGTTTGAGATGATTTTCAAAACCTTTATACGCGGCATTGCCACCGAGAAGGGGTTGGAAATCATCAATCGTTATTTTGCCGAAGCCGACATGAATTGA